GAGAACAGCCGGAAAGTCAATACATGGTTTTGAGGACATGGACAGACTTGGTTCGGGGTTTTGCTTCTTACTACTATACAGAGACATCTGTCATTTCCAGCTTGGTATGAACTGCTTCTGGCATCTCGAACGGCCTCTCCTTGAATATCAGACCCATGCTCAGCAGTTCTTCGTCGGTGATGCTTGGCCGCTCATCGATTACTCTCTTTAGCTCACGTGCCTTATCCGTGACgtcctcaatctcgacaaTCCATTCATTCGCCCACTGCTCGCTCAAAGCTCCTGGAATGCCAATCTGAATACTCCTATACGGCAGTACCTCCAGCTTCGCTGTCCTCTCAGGATCCCACTGAATTCTCACATCAACCGTCTTCTCACGCTTCTCGCCAGGGTTGAGCTTATGAGTGTGGTTAGATAGCACACCTCGCTCAAGGAGGGCGATGAAGTGCTCGTGTTTCATTcgcaaagccaagatgcgGGATTGGCCAGGGTCTTTGTAAGAGTATCCGGCGCGGTACATCATCCATGCCCAACTAGGCTTGATCCATGTCATTCGACCTGATTTGAAATCTGGGGATGCATTGAGCTTCTGCGCATCTACAGCAGCTTTAGCAATGGATTCTTTGTAGGCTTGGTACACTGTTATAGTGGTGTCATTGTAATAGGCACGAACTTGGCGATAGGGAGCGACTGAAAATGCTGTTGACATTATGGAGAAGTCGATTTAGGTCGATGGCgtctgcttgaggatgacAAGACATTCTATGGTGGCCACTCAAGCCATCAAAAACCCTTGgccttatatatataacATGCTGCCTATGCCAACGCTTTTAGTCTGGTGACTCCTTCGGCGAGAGgattggtggtggtggctcaGCTTTCAGCTCAAGTTAATGGTTTTGAAGTACTATAACCGACTGTAGTAACTGAAATTTCTATTACATTCTTCAGAGCTGGAATGGCCGAGTGGTCTAAGGCGGTGGTTTTAAGTTAATTCATTTAACACCACTCTCGAAAGAGGCGGGAGTTCAAACCTCCCTTCCAGCAAATTCACTTTTGCCTATTTTTCCTCCTGGGATTGCATTTTACCTTTCTGCCTCTGATTGTGTCCTTgtcttttttccttcttgttgagattaCAATCTTCGGAAGTTCTGGACGATCGCCGGATGGCAGCTTGTCCGAAGGATTTGGAACTTACACTGAAGCATACCCCCTGTAAGTATGTAACCGCAGCCAAGCTCCCCAAAGAAATGCCTAATTGCCCCACTTCATGGAGCAGCTCCAAAGTCCAAACAAGTGTGCGCCTGACCAAAAGCTGAGGCACTGGTTGCTAGAAGGAAGCCTAGCTCGGAAGGTGGAGAATGAGGGGTCCTGCCATGTGCTCCATCCAGCTTCCTGTAGTTACGCTTCGGCtctaactaccttacctagaGGCATCCATCTATTGTTGAACTCCAAGTATTCGAAGACGCTGACCcgacaacatcgccaaaCAACAATATTTTTGTGGCAGTTGATCAGCGACCTGTTATCGACAAGCCCTAAACTTTATCGACCTTATTGACGTCGACGACCACCGCTCTACGAAGACCCACGATACAGCTTTACCTTCCGCCTCGTAGAGTAGCGAATGGGCACCATCTTGTCTTACACAAGTCAACCTTTCGCCTTGGACCCGATTCTCCAAAACAGCTACCTCGCCGTCGAACCCTCAGAAGCTTTGCATGTCTCCGCCGGAGCAGTCCACAACTTCATCTAGCCAGCCGGTCTTAGACGAGACGCTGTCTAACAAGTCCAATGTCGAGTTGATGTCTGCTCAGGACCCTGCGGCAGGGACGCCTGAAACCTCCGATAATCATAGTCATGGATCGAGCTCCAGGGAAAAAGCCGGAAAGGAGGACAGTTTGATCGATCTCGGTGATCAGGCAGCTGACGTCCCATCACACGATCATaaggctgatgctgctgagcaagGTCCCTCAGGAAAGCTTAAGGAAAAGCAAGCCGCCGATGATTATCAAGCTCCTAGCGGTTACTTGAACACTCATGCCTCAACAGCAGGCAAAATCAACCCTATTGCACTACCCTCGTCGAACGATGCTACTACACAATACCTCACCGCCGAACCATCCACTTATGTTGACCCCACGCCTGCGACCCCAATAACCTCTCAGCCACCTTCGCGGACCCCTTCAAATGCTGCGCGTTCCCATGTCTCTGGAGACTCTACCCCTCCCAAATCAGACGCAGAGTTTGATGAGAGACGATAtgtaagtgaagatgagcACGAAGGCGCTTCACAGTCCGAAATTCAGAGCATCATGGAGCAGTTTAGcgagtttggtggtggtcccggcgaagaagaagtcatgAGTCCCAGACTGGAGATTGCCTCTCCGATGCTGGGTCATCCtgttcaacatcctcctcgaaagTCTAGTCTGGAACCTCTTGTGCCTACACTCTCTGGTCAGATGCAGGGCCTACACATCTCCACGGGTTCCCCTCCAGCTGAGACCCCAAACAACACTGGTGCCGAGGATCTGGGGCCACCTGTCCCACCCAAGGATGGTGTCCATGGAACACCTCCACGTCCTAAAATAGAGCGGAACATGAGCGTTGCTTCTCCAAACTCGCCAGCGCAATCGCAccggcctcctcctcctgagCCAGAGCCCGAGCCCACTCAACCATTCGATTTCCACCGGTTTCTTGAGCAATTGCGAAACAAGAAGGCAGATCCTGTGGCAAGGTACCTCAAGTCTTTCCTCTCAGAGTTTGGCAAACGGCAATGGATGGTGCATGAGCAAGTCAAGATTATAGGGGACTTCCTGGCCTTTATTGCCAACAAGATGGCACAATGTGAGGTCTGGAGGGATGTATCCGACGCGGAGTTCGATAATGCTCGTGAGGGGATGGAAAAGCTAGTCATGAACAGACTGTATACTCAGACATTTTCACCTGCTATTCAAGCGCCCAAACCGATCCCTGGGGCGAAGCCGAAGCGCAAGGGCGGCGATATACCTCTTGGCCCCGGTAGGCGaggtcaacaccaagaggatgttgagagagaTGACATTGTTAGACAGAAGATGAGCATTTATGGCTGGGTGAGGGAAGAACATTTGGACATTCCGCCAGTCGGTGATAGTGGACGCCGGTTTTTGAAACTAGCCCAGCAAGGTCAGTCCAAGATTACAGACTGTCGGTATTTACTAACTTGATCCAGAGCTGCTGAAAATAAAATCCTACAGAGCACCGCGAGACAAGATCATCTGTGTGTTGAACTGTTGCAAGGTGATCTTTGGTAAGACAACTGAAAATTTACAGTTGCACAGTCATATTGACGACTGACAGGTTTATTAAAACATAACAAGTCTGATTCCTCAGCTGACTCCTTCATGCCCCTACTTATCTATGTTGTACTGCAATCAAATCCAGAGCACCTAGTGTCTAATGTGCAATACATCTTACGCTTCAGGAATCAGGAAAAGCTCGGGGGTGAAGCAGGCTACTACTTGTCCTCGTTGGTATGTTAATTTGCTCTGGAAGTAGTCACAGCCTAACACATTATAGATGGGTGCTGTTCAATTCATTGAAAATATGGATAGAACTACTCTAACGATtactgatgaggagtttgagaagcatgtGGAAGAGGCAGTTTCAGCAATTGCTGAAAAGCATGCTCAATCACCTCCAGCCACCCAACAGCCAGTGTTCAACGAGAAGTCTGGGCCTCTTCCCGGAGAAACTTCTGCTCGTCCTTCTCTTGACGGACCACGCACTTCAACTTCGAATGACGAGTATACGGGTGACGAGAAAGCTGCCATCActggtcttctcaagaccatACAAAAACCTCTTTCCAGCATTGGGAGAATGTTCTCTGACGACCCGGGCCCTTCTATGGATCCCGGGCCCAGTAGTGCGCCTCGGACACCAGCGCCACCGGAGCGTCTCAGCCGTGAGGAGCCTCGCGAACATCAACAAGTACCTTCAAAACATGCATTatctgctgaggaggctgccGCACGGCAGGCGAGCGCCGAAGCAGCCGAGGCTCAGCGACTTTCCCGTGCAGAGCATGCAAATGTTGTCGAAACATTAGCAGGCATGTTCCCGGACTTGGACAAGGATGTTATAAGTGATGTCGTTtatgagaaggagggcagGTAAGTGATACTCAAATCGATGTCTTTTGGGCTGAAGCTGACGTGTTTCTATAGGGTCGGCCTGGCTGTTGATGCGTGTCTCGCTCTTTCAACATAATGCGTCTGGGGGGTAGATAATTGTTGGAGCCAAGAAGCTGCCTATGCTCCTTTTAATTGGCTTTGAAGCATCGCGGTGCGATTTCAGGTTATGACAACCGCCATGGTTTCCACTGGCAGCAGGATAGAACAGAAATACCATCatttttttctttcaatGAGGTCCGGGGTCCCACCGCGTGCTGTTacagatgttgatgatctcgctGAGCTTAAAAGGATCAGCACCGAGCGTTATGCATACCACGTTGCAGCCGCAGTGACACCTTATCTCAGATCTCGTCGATCACATTTCCAAGCATCTGGCAAACTCAATATTCCCGGTAGAATTTCAGTGCCTGTAAGATCTGCACGAATAGTTCCTGCACTCCGTACCAGAGCTAAGTCACCTAATTCCGGCCTTTACTTCGTTTACATTTCGAAAAGGCCTCACCAATGAGTTATTTTTGAGCTCGTTGGTTGCATTCCATGAGATAATTGCTTGTCTATGCAGCTCATTATCTTATAGGCTCAAATGCCTGCCTTTTTTAGTTCAGACGATCCTTCATCCCAACATGGCAGAACGCACAGCCTAATATTAACGGCATTGACTCAGGCCGTATCAACTTTCTCACGTACAACTTAGGTGATCCTTGCATTTGAGTCACATCATCGATTCACTGAACCTCCAGCGCTTATAAGAAGATAGATCCCCTCAAAGCCTCTCAAGCTACTCCTTAGGAATCGGCTTTCTAGGACACACTTCACCAATCATGCCTCGAAAGCTAGTAACAGTCCGCCACGTCTCAGCTATAACAGCCATCCCGCAGGCAGACCGTATTGCAGCTGCCACTGTGGACGGTTGGACGTGCTTCGTTCCCATCAACGTCTTTAAAGATGGGGATCTCGCTTCTACCGGCCACGGACCCGCGATTTGCTCCTTGGTGCCGAATATCATCGGGCCGGGCGGCCCCACTTCCGCGCCGGATATCCGGGTTCAGACTATTCAGATTCGGGGGGGTGTTGTCGCAGAGGCTTCTATTGCCTTTGGCCGATTTTCCTGAAATAGTTGCTAAATTGGAAGATATTCCATTAGACAAGCTACGGGACATCTCGTTTGAGGACATTCTCAACGTAAGGAAATTCGAGAAGCCCGGCATGCCACTTCAACAGACTTTGACATCAGACACACCTTTGCCTGAATATTTTGACTTTATACCACGAACAAACCAGGAGCGCGTGCAGAACCTCGCAGATGTTTTCAGTGAGCACGGTACTGAGATATTTGAGGAGTCGACCAAGATGGACGGCTCATCCATGACAGTCTTTTACCTCAACGACGCCAACCCTCTCATCAGCACAGTCCCTAGCGAGACGATACATAACGGCGTGGCAGTTTGCTCGCGGAATCGTATTCTAGTAAAGAATCATCCCCGAAGCCCGCCTCTCTTTTACGCCACCGCACGAGCACTCAACCTCCATGAGATATTACCCAAGATTGGGCGTAACATAGCTCTACAGGGTGAACTTTGCGGGTCGAGCATAGACTAATTTCGGAGGATTTCCTAAGGGAACAcattgttttttttttttttctcttcgCAGTGTATGATATCGATGAGCAGCGATAACTACCACCACGGGAGGTGTAGGAAACGTGGGCACCACTACTGGGTATCAAGCACGTGCCTGTACATGGGTACCGGCCTTTGAACGAGATGGGTTCCCATATCACAGATCTAGTTAACCGAGCGGAAGGAAAGGGAATAAATGGGCGGAAGAGAGAGGGCATTGTGTTCAAGCGCGAGGATGGGCAGTTCAGCTTCAAGGCGATATCCAACTCTTACCTGCTCACACATGGAGAGTAGTGAAAGATGAAGGGGGGGCGTCGTTATGTTGCATCGAATTTACGAAGGATACAATTGAGAGTGCTGTTTGCATAGTTAAAAGGTTCTATTGACAAAAATGAATGATTTGATGCGTTTCCGTAGTAAACAAAGTCTTTCGCTGTAAACCTCGAGTACTTCTGTACTCCGTCTCCAAATTTAAGTGAGAGATACCCaggccttgatggccttttCTCATACAAGTAGCCAAAGATCGTATCGAATAGATAAGAGCCAGATGGGCTTAGCTGTACAAGCATATCCAAATATGCTAGGTAACCCACATTATGGACAGTGAGACTCAGCTGTTGCCAGCTATTCCTCAAAACCCTCTATAACCGCCTCCATTTCCATACCCATATGTTTGTTGCTTGTTGAGAGGGCTGTAGCCGGTATCCCCAGAGTCGTATCTTCCCATACCCACTGGACTTGGGTCTCGGTTGGTCCACGCTACAGGTGCCGCGTTGTCCATCAGATACTGAGAGTCGTTGTTGTGGTCCATGTTGGTGAGGTTCCGTTGCATAGGGGGGCTCGAAGACAGGTAGTTCggtggtggttgttgatatcctGACTCAGCGTCCCTGTATTGGTCAGGGGACATGGATCGACCCGAGCCCTTttcttgaggagcaggcATGGCGAACatggagatgttgttgttgtccTTGCGATCAAGGAGCAGAGAATTTCGGGCATCCAGAGGTGTAAGGGTGTCCATATCACGCTTGGCTTTCTCTGTAAGATATGTCAGTATATACTGGAGTAGCTTATGGTTCTCAAATTAACTTACCCATCTCCTTTCTTCGCTTGCGGTGTGGGTTCTCCTTGACGAGAACATTGATCGCGTTCCAAATGATGAGGATAACCAAGAGTCCAGTCAGAGCAGACTGGACTGCGATGAGGACTACACCAGCGATTGTCTTGCTGTCCTGAGGGATCTTGAGCTCATGGACAaagacgagaatgagagcaACAGACAGGACGCGAACAGTCTGAATGGCGATACCAATGATGTTGCTAGACTTTCGCTCGAAGGGTCGAGTCCAGACGAGGAGACACAAGAAAATGGACTCAACGACAAGCTGAGCAATGGTCTGAGCCAGGCCATTGCCATCGCCGACAGCGAGAGTGCAGCccttggcaaagagataGACAATGGTGGGAATGAAGATCCACCAGTAGTCTTTCTTATAGGACTCATAGAAGAGAGAGTACTTGACCCAATACTCCTTGTCGTTGTACAAGGCATCAGCGTTGCCCTCAGTGCTCTTCAGTTTCTTGACTGTGCTGAAGATTTTCCAAGTAAACCAACCAAGAATACCTGTAAAGATTGCGAGCGTGACGCCAGCTAATAGCTGTGCGGCCCATGAGTCACCCACTGTGAACTGAAACACACAATACAAGACCCAGATACCGTAGAGGACGAGAATTAGGTGGGTGATGGTTCGGGCAATGGATCCCCAGTAATGCTCACGGAAGCCAGCTAAAGATTGCGGAAAGCTGCCAAACAGAGCCCAGAATTcgaggatggccttgacaagaagaatacTGACAATGATGgtcgcgatgatgatggcgacaaTGAGCAGAACCATCATGAAAGTGTTAGACTTGGGAACACTATACTGCTGAACGTAGGCCGAAATTCCAGCAACCGAGAGGGtctggttcttgaggctTTGCCCACCCTCACTCTCCGACGCATCCCCCACTGAGGTCTCAACGCCGCGGATGGCCAGGTTGGCCAAGGACTCGAATGTGCTGAAAGCGCGCTTAACTTTATACGAGTGATCCTCGGGAGGGCTGGTAGAGTTATCAGAGAAGACCAGGGTGGCATTTTTGAGCACGTCGAAGCTGTCGTTGGCGAGATCACCTCCAGTCATGTTACGGAAGTTATCGATAGACTTCTGTAGTGACTCCCATGGGATGATACCGGctgagaagccaaagttCTTGGCAAAGCTGCGGTACACAGGGGGGTAGTCGACTGAAAGCATGCCGTTCATGGCCATACCCTGAAACCATCCCAGAGTCTCGGCAAAGCTTGGACTAGGAGCACCGCCATGTCCAGCAGCTGCACTACCACTAAGGGCGGACGAAGCTGCGGATGCACCAGAGACGAGAAGGGCGgcgccaacaacaccgaCGGAAAGATAAGTGACTGCGGGAACCGAGGCGGTCTTTCCATTGCCGACCTGAGCCTGGAAACACGCAACCTGCTCATCGGGATTGTCGACTGACACGAGTCGGAGAGTCGCTTGAGCTGAGATATCAGGGACCTGGAAAGCAATGGAAGGAACTTTGTTGGCCCACTCCGAGTCTATCTTTTGACTTCCAGCGGCAGCGAAATGCTTATCGGGGAGAGGGCAGAGTTGTGGGATGGGAGTGTCTTTGCTGCAGGGGTTGATCGAGTTCTCGTAGACCTTGCGGCCATATGCGTTGACTTCGAGGATGGCTGAGACATTTCGCTGCTTGTCACTGGTACCCGCAACATCGAATGTGACAGTCTGTTTGTCGTTGTCGTAACTAATGTCCAGCTTGTCAATGCTGATACCGGGCTCCGAACCGCAGTCAGCAACACCAGATGTCTTAAGAATGTTGTCACCAAGGACCCCGGTGACGAGGGTCGCGGCCGTTACAGCCACCTTCCAGGCACTCCAGTTGGAGTGAAAGCGGGTCATGTTGAGTGTATGTCGTGTAAGATAATACTACAGAAATACGGGAAATTCGTGGCTCGTTCCGGATTGATCGAGGAATcagcttgaggaagtttCTGTCGTGAATAGATATGTCGATATATCCAAAGAAGGATGGGATATAGAGTAGGAAAGGTCGAGGAATAGTTGGAATTCGTTTGACGGAACAAGACTTTAAGGAATGGTATCAAGAGGGGACGAATGAAATATGAGGATGGAAAAGCAATATGGAAAGAGAGCAATGAATG
This genomic interval from Fusarium verticillioides 7600 chromosome 1, whole genome shotgun sequence contains the following:
- a CDS encoding hypothetical protein (At least one base has a quality score < 10), giving the protein MSPPEQSTTSSSQPVLDETLSNKSNVELMSAQDPAAGTPETSDNHSHGSSSREKAGKEDSLIDLGDQAADVPSHDHKADAAEQGPSGKLKEKQAADDYQAPSGYLNTHASTAGKINPIALPSSNDATTQYLTAEPSTYVDPTPATPITSQPPSRTPSNAARSHVSGDSTPPKSDAEFDERRYVSEDEHEGASQSEIQSIMEQFSEFGGGPGEEEVMSPRLEIASPMLGHPVQHPPRKSSLEPLVPTLSGQMQGLHISTGSPPAETPNNTGAEDLGPPVPPKDGVHGTPPRPKIERNMSVASPNSPAQSHRPPPPEPEPEPTQPFDFHRFLEQLRNKKADPVARYLKSFLSEFGKRQWMVHEQVKIIGDFLAFIANKMAQCEVWRDVSDAEFDNAREGMEKLVMNRLYTQTFSPAIQAPKPIPGAKPKRKGGDIPLGPGRRGQHQEDVERDDIVRQKMSIYGWVREEHLDIPPVGDSGRRFLKLAQQELLKIKSYRAPRDKIICVLNCCKVIFGLLKHNKSDSSADSFMPLLIYVVLQSNPEHLVSNVQYILRFRNQEKLGGEAGYYLSSLMGAVQFIENMDRTTLTITDEEFEKHVEEAVSAIAEKHAQSPPATQQPVFNEKSGPLPGETSARPSLDGPRTSTSNDEYTGDEKAAITGLLKTIQKPLSSIGRMFSDDPGPSMDPGPSSAPRTPAPPERLSREEPREHQQVPSKHALSAEEAAARQASAEAAEAQRLSRAEHANVVETLAGMFPDLDKDVISDVVYEKEGRVGLAVDACLALST